The genomic DNA tccctccatactcgaaaagaatgtcgttttggacaagcttttggtcaaacattgggaacataaatcatgaataacttttaagttgttgagtttcaaaatacaaaaatcatatgaatagatttgtcttgaaaaatactttcataaaagtataaatatatcactttgcgataaatatttttataaaaataagaagtcaaagttaagctttggagaccgtgtcgctgtccaaaacgacattcttttcgagtatggagggagtattgtaCTAAGGCTCACCATACCTTTCTTTATCTCCTTATGAGTGAAGGTCACAACAGAACCTCTGCTTCGACAGGAGCAATATGTACTTGCTTCTTCGATATGCTTGTTTCCGTTTAGAAGCATTTACCCGtgcgcgcccgcccgcccgcacgcagatatatagaaaaaaaatccttTCTACACTTACTTGTAGCTACTCGCACGTGTGTATCTTATGACGTAGTACGTATCTGATCCAACAAAGAGTATGTACGTGGAGTATGTGTTCATACTAGAATATCTATGATGGTATACATGTTGGACATGTGATCATACATAGAGTATATGGACATACTTATTTTTATATACTAAGACTAAAGTATAATCATAATATACTTAAAAGATAGGGATGCTTTAGAAATTTTTCATATATATCTATTTGAAGTATCTTAGAATtagtatatgaacatactcaaagtgataaatgagtATGTGGACATACATACGACGGTATACTGATGTTCTTTGATATGCTTCTTTGATATTGATGAACCTCCGTGGCTCCATGCTACAATGAAATTGATTTTAAGTGTTAAAAGGATGATCTAGATATGTTCTTCCCTTCTTTGGGCAGACAacatcaaatttaaatttggcgCACAGATAGAAAGGTACCACTTCTAAGTTCTATTCATGTTCAACTGTATATGCATTCCACTTTGTGTGCAGTGATATCTTCATTAGATTAACAGCTTACTTCTAAGAATGATCTGTAGGCATTCTTAGACGATGATTCATTTCCTCTtttgtttattattttttaaagaaACAGTTATTCCTTTTGTCTGCACTCTGCAGATAATGCTACGAGGAGCGAGTAGTCAAGAACTGAAGAAAGTCAAGCAAGTCATGCACTACACAGTGTTTGCAGCATACCACCTTGTTCTTGAGACATCCTTCTTTGAAGATCAGAGAGTAATATTGAACAATAAAAATGCTTCCCAAGAAAAAAATTCTATCAGTAGTAAGGCGGAATCATCAGTAATACGTCACGGAATCCCTGCTCCCTCTATTGGTTCTCACCCTGTCGGTCCTAAGTATCCCTTAACTTCTAGTGAATCGGTAGAAGAACCCACTAAAGGGAAGACAGTTACCGTTTCTTCAACAAAAATCGAAGATCTAAATTCACTTGAGAAGGGCTTCCCTAATGAGCTCCCCGAGGGTCCAGCCATCTATTATGATTCTAATCAGGCACTTCCTTCTGAAAGACTAGTATCGTCAGTCCCAGGATCACCAAGAAGATCCATTGATATATTACGTTATCAGAATATTTATTTACCAGTCACGTCTTCTCAAGAGACAACTGATCATCAGAAAGAAGACATGCTTCAATACTGTCAAATCATGGCAGGTAATAGTGTACATATTAGCCCGAATGTTAGGGTACAAGCTGGTTCTGGTGAGAATGTGGATCACTTAAGCAATCCCCGGAATCGAGCATCCACTGAAAGCAATCAACAAATGGCATTGGATGATCCTTCGGTTAGTGAGCAACCATCAACTCCATTGGAAAATGGGGAACAACAAAGCACCAGCTACGTTAGCGGAGACAAGACCTCAGATATAGACGAGGTGGATGCTGTCTTGGAGTCGCAGAGCATACTTATTTTGTTGTCCAGCCAATGTATCACGAAGCAAGTTATCTGCGAGCAGAGCCATCTATCCCGTATAAAGTACTATGGAGATTTTGATGTCTCCTTAGGACGATATTTGCAAGACATTTTGCAGAATCAGGTAACACTAGCACCGTTATCATTCAAGTTATGTTTACTCGTCTACTTCTGGGCTTCTTGGCAgctgcataatttttttttgttgaggaAAACAGCTGCATAAATTCGATACCTACAAGCAAACAACTTCTTCATTCCATTCTTTTTCCCAAGTCGATTGGTAGAATATGTGCATGATCCATGATTTGTGTATTTTTAGCAGAATCTCAGCTGTTCCTCATGTGGAGAACCCCCAGAGGCTCACATGTACTCATACACTCACCGCAATAGGAATCTGACTGTTGTTGTGAAGCGTTTGCCTAAATACTGTTTACCTGGTGAATCAGAAGGAAAAATTTGGATGTGGACTAGATGTCTAAGATGTGAGCATGAAAGTGGGATCTCTAGATCATCACGAAGGGTGCTAATGTCAGCTGAAGCACACTATCTTTCGTTTGGGAAGTTCCTTGAACTCAGTTTTTCCAGCCATTCAACTGCTAGAAGGCTATCAATATGTGGACATTCGTTGAATAAGGATTGCCTGCGCTTTTTTGGGTAAGCTCAAGAACGAAGAACCTTATGACATCAATTGCAGATGATTTCAGAAGCTACTTTTTCTTCCTCCGTATATTGTAATGAGgtttccccccccccctcgttTGGGATCTGTTAACTTCAGGTTGGGCTCCAAAGTTGCAATGTTCCAGTATTCATCAGTCAAAATTTACACTGCCTCCAAACCACAGCCTACTCTTGAGTTTCACAACCCCAATGCTCATGAATGGTACGGGCAAGAGGTAAGAAATGTATGTGTCATTCTCACTTGTTGGTTTCTTCTCATGCTTATTTTGTGAACAAGCAAGTCTTACTGGAGCCTAATGCCTCTGTTGCATTCTTTAAGGTTCTTGCTAGAGGAGTCATGCTTTTCTCTGAAGTCACAGGGTTACTACAGAACCTGAAGGATCAGTTTTCTGAGGTGGTAATCTATTGTGGCGCCTTCCTTCCTATTGAAGAGTTCTCCCAACTTGAAGATATGTTGATTAAAGAGAAGTCCGAGTTCATGGTAAACTTTCCTATCCTTCTTGTTTTTTGGGGGGTAGTCCTTACATCGGTTACTCTAGATTTTTGGTAATCGGCATTTCACCGTTTATCTTTATCATGGTGCAGTGTACTCTAGCACAGGCAGTTGATCGAAGTGGCACACCAAGCTCTGTGCATGAGATCCTTAGTGTAAATTGGCTCTACCAGGATCTTCTGCTTGAACTGTATGTGTGGGATCGCCGGCTGCATCAACTTGTAGAGGGCATATCAGCTGAAAGAGAAAGAATGGGAATTAGCATCAAGGGAATTTCTGAATTTAAAGGTGACCAAACTGGAGCAGTTGCTGAAGCAGATGGTGTTACTGAATGTACAAGCAACAAAGTGTCCTTCGAGAATGGATGTATCGAGATAGACAAGTTCAGTGAACCAGGGACTGGCACAACCTTGCTTGATGAAAATGCATGGTTGGAGAACAATGAGCTAGTTGCACGTTCAATGTGTCCAAAGCAAGAGCCGTTGAGTATTCGACAGCAGTCCAGACTTCCCCCATGGGATGATAGGGAAAAATGGGTTTGGAACCCATTGCATGAGTCCAGATTGGCTTACAGGCAGGACCTGGAGGCCGGATGTCTGGAAAGGTTCGAACTTGTTAACCACTATTGTTCATCTCATCTATCCCCCTTGCACAGACACAATCAATCTGGTGAGGAGGTGGGTTCTCCACAGTTCACAGTAGGTCCATGTGGCAGCGTCTTGTGTGTATCAGAGGATGAGATATCCAGCATAATATCCCGTGCTCTTGCCATATCTGAGGAACGTCGTTACTTACTGGATGCTATCACTGAGAGCGCACCAGCAGACAGCAGGGTCGGAGAGCGTACTAAAACAATGGAGAAGTCTTACAGCTCGGTATCTGAAATTTCCTCTGCTTCTTCGTCCTGGTCGTCTTCCGGATCTTCAGATTCTGAGGCAAGCATTTCATCTGATGACCTCTCCAGCTATGATAGCTCGCTTCTGTCATCCGCTCAGCATCCGGAAATATCTGTCAATGGGAGAGTAGTTCTCAAAGGGAAATATTCAGTAATCTGTGTACACTCTAACCAGTTCTACAATCTTCGAAAGAAATGCTGTCCATCGGAGCTTGCGTACATTACATCCTTGAGCCGTTGCAAGAAGTGGGATGCTCAAGGCGGGAAAAGCAAGGCTTTCTTTGCAAAAACAGTGGATGACAGGTTCATCATAAAGCAAATAAAGAGGACAGAGTTTGAGTCCTTCATAAAATTTGCTCCTGATTACTTCAAGCATGTTTACCATTCTCTGGACACTGGGAGCCAAACTTGCCTTGCTAAAATCCTAGGAATCTACCAGGCATGAGTACTTCACATGGTTATTTAAGGTTTTCCTTTGTTTTTTTACCGTACCTGTGGTTGTCTTGCTACGTAGTATTTTTAAACAGTGAGTATCCTGTCTTGTTTCAGGTCAAGCAAATAAGGCATGGCAAGGAGATTAAGATGGACCTGATGGTGATGGAAAATATCCTGTTTGGGCACAATGTGTCCCGGACATATGATCTGAAAGGCGCTGTCTTTTCACGGCATGTCTCTGACTCGAATGACCATGACACCGTGTACTTGGAtcaaaattttgtggatgacaTGCGCGTTTCTCCAATCTACATTGGTGGAAGAACAAAGCATCTGTTGCAGCGGGCAATCTGGAATGATACGGCTTTTCTCACTGTATGTATTGACTTTGATTTTGAGCTGCAGCGTCTGCTATATATAGGTAGTAGTATACATGTGTTGACAAAAGAGTTGTGGTTGCAGTCGATCAATGTTATGGACTACTCTCTACTTGTGGGAGTGGACAAGCAGAAGCATGAGCTCGTGTTTGGCATCATCGACTACCTGAGGCAGTATACATGGGACAAGCAGCTGGAGACATGGGTGAAAACGTCTCTGGTGGTGCCCAAGAACGAATCGCCGACGGTGATTTCCCCCAGGGAGTACAAGAAGAGGTTCAGGAAATTCATGAGCAAGTATTTCCTGACAGTTCCAGATGACTGGAGCACGGAGAATCGCCCGGTGTCCTGCAAATCCTGTGCTCACGCTGGCAGCGCCAACTTGCCGGACGAGAAACCACCTACGCCTGCTAATGGGGTTGAACCCGCTCTAAATCCGCCCCCTACCCATATTTCAAGAGCCCTAACTACCACCCGCCCGACCCACCCCGTCGGCCAAACCGCCCCAACCCGAAGTCATGACGGAAGCTGATATGTGACTTACGCTCCGATCTACGACCATTGCGCCACAACCCGTCCCAACCCATCTGTGTCGtcaacccaacccgccccaacatGTTTCATAGTGTCACCCGTTTTCACCCATCCAATAATACCCGTATtaaaacccacccaaaaaaCCCGTCAAACCCCGCCCCATTAGTAGGAGTAAAACCACCTCAGCATCCAAATATAAATCCAAATCCAATCGTGGCGTGTGCGTAGTTCTCTTTGGCTCCCAGGGTTTTTGATGAGAGACTTCTTTCTTCTGGCTTATTGTTACACATTCAGCTGCCAAGTAGTCCAAAGTATGCAGCTTTATTTTAGGCAAATTATTGGAGCCACAATGCGCCGAGGTCCACAACCACAATACATGTAATTTCCCAGTTAAAACATGATTTATATCAATCCCACCTGACTCATGTCTATCTGTAAGCCATGCAAACAACGCTACGGGACATGGCAATGGGCAATGCCAGCTTTGGAACAATGCTGCAGGATCTAGCATTCTAACAGGCAGCCATGCTATTGAGGGCACAGCAAATTGAGCGCAGCCTCAAGACAACGAGCAGGGAACAGCTTTGGACCACATCAGCTGACAAATTCTAGGCCACAGCAAATCAGCCTTCCTAATAACGAATTCAGTTTTGATACTGGAGACTAATATACCAAAGCAAATGAGACGACAATGATGCTATAAGAATGCCCAATTACACGAGTCTCTGACCAGCCGCCCACCGATGCATGAGTATATATATACTCTTGTGAGCCCTAACTTATGCAGCCTTGAGCCCAGCAACTTTCCTATAACCATTGTCAGTCTTCTCTGGGCATACCATCTTTCTGTAATGTACCTCTTCCGCTGCATAATCGCCAACTTGCTAAACCTTTTCTTGCTTGTCGTCCACAAGGGGAAGCATCTCCATCTGATTTCTGGGCAAGTTCCCTGGAGCCGCAGCCTGCCGTTGAGATATTAGATGCCTAACGTAGCCATAGAAAGTGCAGCCAACCAGAGTGATTCCACATCCAATTGCATTCATTGCAGAGATCGGGTTCCGGAAGATCAACCATGACACTAATACTGCCACCGCGACCTACAAAAGCATGTTCCTTCAGCGAGTGGAGGGAACAGGGAGAACATAGGGCAGAATATAGTCGTGTCTTACTTTAAGGTTTCCAGCAACATTGAAAGTCACTGCTGTAGTTGAATGGATCACGTAGAAGATGGAGAAGTTAAGGCAAAAAGCAAGCACCCCTGAACCTAGGATGATGACCAGCGCAGGAACAATTGAATCGTGTGTGTAGAACCAGTTGATCACGCCACCTCCTTCCAGCAACATTGCTGGTAGAGCCAGTATCATGGTGGCAAAGGGCGCCATATAGTACACTGTGTTAATGCTGTAGAAAACATAACAAACTATCTTAGCACTCTTAATTTCCATTCAGTAGGGGGGATAAAGGGATTCTCTTGAAAGATCAACAAACATAAGATGTTTTCGACACCATGCTAGGCGGATCACACCAATTGCTAAATAAGCAACAGACAAGACAAGTGTGTACCTGTCAAATTTGTATCCATGGAGTAGGGACTCTGCCAAGATGGTCTTTGTAGATGTAGCCAGGCAGCCAACCATGGCAGCGCAGAAACCAAAAATGTTGAAGCTGAGCTCTGTTACCGAAGTTAGGAGTATGCCCCCAACTATAGGGACCAGGGAAGCCCATATGCGCCATTCAAAATGCTTGCTCCAAACTAGCCACTGCAGAATAACTGCATGACATGAAACAGGCCTATGAGAAGATGATACCACAGTCCAACGCACAATAACAAGCAGAAGATGGAATGGAGAATGAGGGCAGGAAACGCCACATAATGAAGGTACCTGTGGTTGCAGGTGTGAAAGATTTGATCGTCTGCATGAAGGAGACTGGAATGTAGCGCAGGCTCACATTTCCCAGCACAATATTTATGCAGAAAACAAATGACATTGGAAATATCCTTTTCCAACGGTCCTCCGGTTCAACTTCAATCAGTGGTTTGGCCTTAAGCACATGGATTGCAACATATGCACCAATTGAAGAGCATATGAAGTGGACGCAGGACACGGTGAGAGGAAACTTGAAATCCAGTTTCTGCAAGGAAAAAAAAGCATCTTCTGTTACCAAGGACGCAGATTTTCACCAGCGTTTGCTCCTACACGCAAACATACCAAAAATAGCTGAATGCAGATCAGCAGCGAGTTTCAGTCAGAGCAAACAACAAAGAACATTATTATGTGACTAACCTGATGCACACTATAACTAGGAGGCGAGGCCTTTCTTCTCTATTTGTACAAGTATGAAGCGACACTAGATTCATGGAATAACAACACGGCAGCATGGCTCCATGGAATCGAGGTTCAGCATAAATATCCGTGATTTGCAACCGGGAGTGTGTTTCTTAGCCTAGTCTCCCACCCAATCTAATCTAGAAGGCGAGTGTACTTTGGGGGCATTTGGCATCCAGATCCGAGGCAGAGCATGAATGGATTGGAGAAGAATGTTGGGGCAGAATGGTAGGAACAGAGGGGACCTGGAAGATCCACTTGTTCATGATGATGACGGTGACGTTGAAGCCCCACCACTGGAGGATGGCGAGCACAGCGCGCAGGGTGCCCAGGCCGGCTGCCGCCTTGCCGCCGTCCtccatctccttctccttctgctGTTGCGGATGAGGAAGACGAGAGGGCGGAGATGTATGGGACCaggctcgtcggcgtcgtcggcggcgaaCCCAGTCACCTCACCTCATCGTCGTGGTGGGGAGGAGGAATTGGTGGAATGGGAAGGGGGGAGGGAGCAGCCAGGCAGGCAGGCTCATACTAGTCTACACTcaactgagagagagagagacagagagagattgGATTCAGACACTCAACGGAAAAAAGTTCTTTTACTCCCTCCAAAATATTTAGATCTCCAGTTATTTCTAATGCTACAGCAATTTCGAACcactaattagaaatattaaatgtgaATAACTGACAAAATACATTCTATAATTGcaagataaatcttttaaacctaattagattATAATTAGATAATGTCTTAATAGATTTATCTTGTGATTTTCCGTCCatctgtgcaattagttttatagttAGTTCATATTTAGTCCTCCTAATTTTTGGTTGAAAATTAATATAGTAATTTTTTTTACGAAAttgattaaatttaaaattgtttgACTCATCTGAAACGAGAACTAGACTGAGGGTGCAATTTAGGATTTTAATATGATTGAGGGACTGTTTGGGCAGTTTGCCTAACTCGCCGCATCAATTGCTGGATTGGATTCCTGTCATAGATTTAGACTACGGATGCCTTGAATGTCGGAGCATTTTCAGCCGATTAATCATCTATCTTTGTAATTAAAAATAGTTTTCTGATGACAGAAGGTTCTCAATCCAATTATCATtacgaattttttttataataatgAGAAAAATAATTTCCTCTTATCTACATGAAGGAGATTTATTGCTCTATTTTTACCCTTTGGCGAGGATTTTGGTAGTCCGCTACAGCTACTATTGCCAAAATGTAAAAATAGTTATCGGCAATAGGGTGGAAGTTTTACCCCTTCCATCCCAACGTATATGTCACAACTTCATTTGCGAAGATCAATAGTATTTAGTGTGGAGCCTAGTACTATTTGATGGAGAGAAAAAATGAATATTGATTGGATGCGCTGCAGGTCTACAGCGCTAGAGTGGTAGGAACTTAAAATACTGTTTTTTTAggcttgtttagttcccaaaaattttcaagattttccGTCACATCAATtttttagatatatatatatggaataTTAATCTATCCTATAAAGGATGAAAGAATTGAGAACAATTGTTACTCACTCTAATCCACCCACCCCTCTCACAAAGTACCTCTTTTAATCCCACATGGAAGAGTTTAGTGCTTGACCAAACCTCAAAACActatcaagaaaaatatttctGCCTAAATCCCTTTTCTTTTCACACCACGCGTGGCCTTACCCGCCCACCTATACCCAAAGCGCTAATTCCTCGCGACGCCGCCTCCCAGCGCTAATTCCGCCGCCTCCCCAGTTCCCGATCCCGCCACGTCCATCCCGCTCCGTCGCCGCACCGCACTGATCCAAAAATCAGGTGCCTCGCCTTCGTCTTACTCGTCTGAACCGAGTGCTGCCCTGCGCTGGTCGTCGGGTGAAGCCCCTCATGGCGCCCTTGCgaaccccggccgccgccgccgccgctccggccgccgACAACGAGGAGCGCCGGATCTGGGCgacagcgagcggcggcgctcgggtggGAGGAGGACCCGCCCGATCCGCTCCGTCCCTCGCGGATCCGTCCCGTCACGCGCGTCCTCCTTTTCCTCCCCgctcgcccgcggccgccgtcgcgcgtTCTCCTCCGCTCGGTCGCCGGCGTGTGTGTCATCCTCCTCCGCTCGCTGGTGTgcatcgtcctcctccgcccggcCGTCGGCGCGCGCGTCGCTCTCCTGAACCAGGAGctgcacctcgccgccgccgcgggatctaGTGTTCAGGAAGGACGCACGCGTGCCGAGGCGCCGCTGCTCACCTGTGCtgaccgccgccaccccgcgtgCCGACCGCTGCGGCCGCGCGCGTAACACCCGACAGCCTCTAGAACAAGCCTCTGATCCGACGACGCCGCACCCCACGACGTCGACGCCGACTCTGACGAGCATCGTCCAGGCACACCGTGACGCCGCCTCACCCCGACGTGGCACCTGCCTCCAACAGGCGACGGCCACCTACCTCTCCATCAtctacgacgacgacgacagcctCGACAACAAGATGGAGCAGCTGCAGTAGTGCCTCGAGGACTGCGGCAAGAGGTCGGAGATGACGATGCGGCCCCTGTCCCctgatgatgatggtggtgaTGAACTGATGATGCGGTTGCTGTCGGCCGGTGCAGGTACGAGTCGGTGGTGGAGCAGCTGTCGAACGCtgtgttgacagccaattctggcagttcagaggccgactggtctgaccggtcggaccggtctgtccagttgtaatccgagtaggcttCGTTTTACTTTGAaaattcttttataaaccgacttggagaggggtacgacttccccgacctataaatataaaggctaaggccgattgaggtattcccaatcgaatcaatacaaaatatatCTACTTTTTGTTCCTCTCAAACCATagcttttccaaaccctaattcTGTTCTTCTTGCGTCTCGACGGTGTTTGAAGACgctctgagtggcctgccgacttcagagcaaccctacgttcacgagctccgacggggtccctcccgagctcgctgttctaggtcttcgcgagttccctgcctgcaccggtcggaccgatcggcgaaaccggtcagaccggtccgcccagggttttcgctgtgttgattgttttgacgatcgtcgcgcgttctagcgcattcaggtgtgtttggcacgattctgtgtcaacatactttttggcgactccgctgggaaaAGATTAATCtagttttaaaaccgatctaatctagtcctcgaagaagatgagcacttcagagatcaacaaggacaacatcatcacggctacgatggaggagctcaccgaacaggagcgcaaggcctaccttcttgtggaggagcacaTCAAGGCTCAATTcctgaagggcttcaagaaggatcgtggtggcctcatcaagagggtggaggagttcgtactGCCGTCTCCCAAGCTTAACAAagataagattgaagagatacccaatgtaagcctctctCCCTTTGATATTTTTGATAAGATGTCATCCATGATGGATCAAAAGATTGTTGCTGCATAAGCCACTGCGGGTGACGTTTTAATTAAGTTGAGTAGTGATATTGATgcgcttaaaggtaaacaacctATGTTAGATCCTAACTCATCAGATCCAAGTTCGGCTACCCCTGAATTCACATCTGAACCAATGTTCGgttaccagaccggtcagaccggttactcagtaCCGTCGCCGGTGCCTCTTGAGACGATTccaggttcggctgcccctgaccgaactaatgaattgtcacTATATACACCACCTCGCACCACTACTGTAGCAGTTGGGTCACGAGGGTCCGGGCCTAGCCAAGGACCGATCCCAACCTCCTCACAGACGATGCCACACGGAAATCCTAATGCACATCGTcaattttctgagttttataccagccagcactatcaaGCCGATCTCCTTAAGTTTAAAGCAGATCTGGCTAATGCAATTAAgagtaagcttggggtggatatgggtactacgcgtttatatcaaaagccttatcccgctgagtttgattttgtttcttttcctgctggttggcgtattcctgagtttactaaatttaatggtgttgattctcgtacaacttgggaacacgttagtcaatatgtcttgcagttgggagaagccagtttcaatgatgctttgcgtgtgcatctattttctttatctttgactggaacggctttCTCTTAGTTTTCCTAGCTTGCTCCTAACTCTATTAGCAATTGGTCTCAGttggagcataagtttcatgatcacttttttagtggggaaaccgaaGTGAAATTATTGGACTTAACATTGATTAAGCAAGGCCGTGATGGATCGGCTTCGGATTATTTCAAAAggtttaaagaaattaaaaatcggtgttttagtCTGACGATTTccgaaaaagatttggcggatttgacGTTTAATGGcttacgttcttatttgaaagaaaaacttgaGGGCTTTGAGTATCATAcggtgaatttcttgcaagtcaaagtcatgggtttagaatttaagcttaaaaatgccaaagacacctttaagcctcatcggtccaatactcatgttcttgatcatgattcagatagttcggacgatgagaaTAAAGAGGTGTATGccactgagtttgtttggccatcaaaggccaaacccggttcagttccgtctctcaagccgattcaaaagaatcgtcAAGAAGAGCTGAAATTTGCGTTTGATGTTTCTAGGTGcgatcggatttttgatgaattgcttaagaatggtaatATCCGATTGTCACATACTATTCCATCTCCTGATGAGCTTAAACGatatgcatattgtaagtgggataactctacatctcatgcttctaatgattgtaatgtattccatcgacaggtacaatcggccaataatgaaggacgattggtactttctgagatgcaaattgacaaggCTCCTTTTTCTATTCATACACtcgaattgaacaatccaaaggtgctcattcggccggaacaagccgaaggagctaaggggaagaatgttgtcatcggtgatccaagaccgatgaatacAAGTGACAAGATCCTTGCCAAGGAGGTTATTAAGGAaaagactgatgatggcaaggatactctgaagatcatAGTCAGAAATCCTAGACT from Panicum virgatum strain AP13 chromosome 7N, P.virgatum_v5, whole genome shotgun sequence includes the following:
- the LOC120681777 gene encoding 1-phosphatidylinositol-3-phosphate 5-kinase FAB1B-like isoform X4 yields the protein MPTRDDAMGADPNNHLLHSYPSRDDTLTSGESELSDDAIWRPPEAADDMEDDGTTSDDTTTQEDEEEDSSGGDGSFSWCQQQPTSSNANAAYSYREERQKAMLRAMNGQLKMLAARFLESAGIPAALHQLQGADTCCWLDIVTSLSWEAALLIRPDATAGNEMDPSSYVKVKCLASGTRRQCEVIRGLVFKKNAAHKHMPTSCHNPRLLPLRGVLGDSDNGFSSFSSIEQEKDHLEKSVCKMMQICRPNVVMVEKTVSRDIQELLLEEGVTLVLDMKLNRLQRIARCSGSPILSFSEVLSKPKLKQCDYFHIEKVTEEHNHTVEAGKRQSKTLMYLEGFHKPLGCTIMLRGASSQELKKVKQVMHYTVFAAYHLVLETSFFEDQRVILNNKNASQEKNSISSKAESSVIRHGIPAPSIGSHPVGPKYPLTSSESVEEPTKGKTVTVSSTKIEDLNSLEKGFPNELPEGPAIYYDSNQALPSERLVSSVPGSPRRSIDILRYQNIYLPVTSSQETTDHQKEDMLQYCQIMAGNSVHISPNVRVQAGSGENVDHLSNPRNRASTESNQQMALDDPSVSEQPSTPLENGEQQSTSYVSGDKTSDIDEVDAVLESQSILILLSSQCITKQVICEQSHLSRIKYYGDFDVSLGRYLQDILQNQNLSCSSCGEPPEAHMYSYTHRNRNLTVVVKRLPKYCLPGESEGKIWMWTRCLRCEHESGISRSSRRVLMSAEAHYLSFGKFLELSFSSHSTARRLSICGHSLNKDCLRFFGLGSKVAMFQYSSVKIYTASKPQPTLEFHNPNAHEWYGQEVRNVLARGVMLFSEVTGLLQNLKDQFSEVVIYCGAFLPIEEFSQLEDMLIKEKSEFMCTLAQAVDRSGTPSSVHEILSVNWLYQDLLLELYVWDRRLHQLVEGISAERERMGISIKGISEFKGDQTGAVAEADGVTECTSNKVSFENGCIEIDKFSEPGTGTTLLDENAWLENNELVARSMCPKQEPLSIRQQSRLPPWDDREKWVWNPLHESRLAYRQDLEAGCLERFELVNHYCSSHLSPLHRHNQSGEEVGSPQFTVGPCGSVLCVSEDEISSIISRALAISEERRYLLDAITESAPADSRVGERTKTMEKSYSSVSEISSASSSWSSSGSSDSEASISSDDLSSYDSSLLSSAQHPEISVNGRVVLKGKYSVICVHSNQFYNLRKKCCPSELAYITSLSRCKKWDAQGGKSKAFFAKTVDDRFIIKQIKRTEFESFIKFAPDYFKHVYHSLDTGSQTCLAKILGIYQA
- the LOC120681777 gene encoding 1-phosphatidylinositol-3-phosphate 5-kinase FAB1B-like isoform X3, with the translated sequence MPTRDDAMGADPNNHLLHSYPSRDDTLTSGESELSDDAIWRPPEAADDMEDDGTTSDDTTTQEDEEEDSSGGDGSFSWCQQQPTSSNANAAYSYREERQKAMLRAMNGQLKMLAARFLESAGIPAALHQLQGADTCCWLDIVTSLSWEAALLIRPDATAGNEMDPSSYVKVKCLASGTRRQCEVIRGLVFKKNAAHKHMPTSCHNPRLLPLRGVLGDSDNGFSSFSSIEQEKDHLEKSVCKMMQICRPNVVMVEKTVSRDIQELLLEEGVTLVLDMKLNRLQRIARCSGSPILSFSEVLSKPKLKQCDYFHIEKVTEEHNHTVEAGKRQSKTLMYLEGFHKPLGCTIMLRGASSQELKKVKQVMHYTVFAAYHLVLETSFFEDQRVILNNKNASQEKNSISSKAESSVIRHGIPAPSIGSHPVGPKYPLTSSESVEEPTKGKTVTVSSTKIEDLNSLEKGFPNELPEGPAIYYDSNQALPSERLVSSVPGSPRRSIDILRYQNIYLPVTSSQETTDHQKEDMLQYCQIMAGNSVHISPNVRVQAGSGENVDHLSNPRNRASTESNQQMALDDPSVSEQPSTPLENGEQQSTSYVSGDKTSDIDEVDAVLESQSILILLSSQCITKQVICEQSHLSRIKYYGDFDVSLGRYLQDILQNQNLSCSSCGEPPEAHMYSYTHRNRNLTVVVKRLPKYCLPGESEGKIWMWTRCLRCEHESGISRSSRRVLMSAEAHYLSFGKFLELSFSSHSTARRLSICGHSLNKDCLRFFGLGSKVAMFQYSSVKIYTASKPQPTLEFHNPNAHEWYGQEVRNVLARGVMLFSEVTGLLQNLKDQFSEVVIYCGAFLPIEEFSQLEDMLIKEKSEFMCTLAQAVDRSGTPSSVHEILSVNWLYQDLLLELYVWDRRLHQLVEGISAERERMGISIKGISEFKGDQTGAVAEADGVTECTSNKVSFENGCIEIDKFSEPGTGTTLLDENAWLENNELVARSMCPKQEPLSIRQQSRLPPWDDREKWVWNPLHESRLAYRQDLEAGCLERFELVNHYCSSHLSPLHRHNQSGEEVGSPQFTVGPCGSVLCVSEDEISSIISRALAISEERRYLLDAITESAPADSRVGERTKTMEKSYSSVSEISSASSSWSSSGSSDSEASISSDDLSSYDSSLLSSAQHPEISVNGRVVLKGKYSVICVHSNQFYNLRKKCCPSELAYITSLSRCKKWDAQGGKSKAFFAKTVDDRFIIKQIKRTEFESFIKFAPDYFKHVYHSLDTGSQTCLAKILGIYQVKQIRHGKEIKMDLMVMENILFGHNVSRTYDLKGAVFSRHVSDSNDHDTVYLDQNFVDDMRVSPIYIGGRTKHLLQRAIWNDTAFLTSINVMDYSLLVGVDKQKHELVFGIIDYLRQYTWDKQLETWVKTSLVVPKNESPTVISPREYKKRFRKFMSKYFLTVPDDWSTENRPVSCKSCAHAGSANLPDEKPPQHPNINPNPIVACA